One window of the Chthoniobacterales bacterium genome contains the following:
- a CDS encoding sulfite reductase subunit alpha, whose translation MSSADSVYSRKNPFPARVTKSKLLTAAGSGKETLHFEVSLAGSGLAYEVGDSLGVFPSNDPADVDAVLSAAGLTGDERVETANADIRDVLSRQLTLREPSRQLLAAILEKCPDAPELEELTDPEAKSVMHDWIDGREVIDILAAYPRAKFTADELAKVLRKLQPRLYSIASSPKAHPESIHLTVAIVRYDLHGRRRHGVCSTYLADRVNDGTMPVFIHSAKHFRPPEDPSVPVIMVGPGTGIAPFRAFLQDREATGAPGETWLFFGDRNRATDFLYEEEIEAWLAKGVLGRLDTAFSRDQAQKIYVQHRMMENAAELWKWLEDGAYFYVCGDASRMAKDVDQALHRIVKQAGDRPPEDAAAYVEDLKKAKRYRKDVY comes from the coding sequence ATGTCTTCCGCTGACTCCGTTTATTCGCGCAAGAATCCGTTCCCGGCGCGCGTGACCAAATCAAAGCTTTTGACCGCCGCGGGATCGGGCAAAGAAACCTTGCACTTCGAGGTGTCGCTGGCCGGCTCGGGCTTGGCTTACGAGGTCGGGGATTCGCTCGGGGTTTTCCCCTCCAACGATCCCGCCGATGTCGATGCTGTGTTGTCGGCGGCGGGTTTGACAGGCGATGAACGCGTCGAAACCGCGAACGCGGACATCCGGGATGTGCTGAGCCGCCAACTCACGCTGCGCGAGCCTTCGCGCCAGTTGCTCGCGGCGATCCTGGAGAAATGCCCCGATGCACCCGAATTGGAAGAGTTGACCGACCCCGAGGCGAAATCGGTGATGCACGACTGGATCGACGGTCGCGAGGTGATCGACATTCTCGCGGCTTACCCACGGGCCAAGTTCACAGCGGACGAATTGGCGAAAGTTCTCCGCAAGCTCCAGCCGCGGCTCTACTCCATCGCGTCGTCGCCCAAGGCTCACCCCGAGTCCATCCACCTAACTGTTGCGATCGTGCGTTACGATCTTCACGGACGCCGACGGCATGGTGTGTGTTCGACCTACCTTGCCGACCGCGTGAACGACGGGACCATGCCGGTGTTCATCCACTCGGCAAAACACTTCCGGCCACCGGAAGATCCGTCGGTGCCGGTCATCATGGTCGGCCCGGGCACGGGCATCGCGCCGTTCCGCGCATTCTTGCAGGATCGCGAGGCGACAGGCGCGCCGGGCGAGACGTGGCTTTTCTTCGGCGACCGCAACCGCGCGACCGATTTTCTCTACGAGGAGGAAATTGAAGCATGGCTCGCCAAGGGCGTGCTGGGACGCCTGGACACCGCTTTTTCACGCGATCAGGCGCAGAAAATCTACGTGCAGCACCGCATGATGGAAAACGCGGCGGAGCTTTGGAAGTGGCTCGAGGACGGCGCGTATTTTTATGTCTGCGGCGACGCGTCGCGTATGGCCAAGGACGTGGACCAGGCCCTGCACCGCATTGTGAAACAGGCGGGCGACCGTCCGCCGGAAGATGCTGCGGCTTACGTCGAGGACTTGAAAAAAGCCAAACGATACCGGAAGGACGTGTATTGA
- a CDS encoding DUF21 domain-containing protein, which yields MTFFLTAVLLAGSFVFSGLDAAWQALDRVRLRHRVDKGDRRARTMLSWDPVRPQADLVLAWTSHALGAGALALFASSAGTWWWSVPAIFVPLYALLVGVLARQIFRRLPFFVLSRLWWLVALAGSFWAPLARPVARLLRRVRPDPLPRPPAADELMALAAKTEGISPLEQSMLRRVLDFRRLTAGDLAAPAEKFSCAPADAVLGELLADRRVADAEHTLVIGSDGLPLGAMSCGAAALSGSLAARAQSFARPLASFTSDLPAWSALAKLRRARTPVAEVRDAGTGKFLGIITDESLVARLLGQAV from the coding sequence ATGACGTTTTTCCTCACCGCCGTGTTGCTTGCGGGATCCTTCGTGTTTTCCGGGCTCGACGCGGCCTGGCAGGCGCTCGACCGCGTGCGCTTGCGCCATCGCGTGGACAAAGGCGACCGTCGCGCCAGGACCATGCTGTCGTGGGATCCGGTGCGGCCGCAGGCGGATCTTGTGCTCGCCTGGACCAGCCATGCCCTCGGTGCCGGTGCGCTCGCGCTGTTCGCATCATCCGCGGGAACTTGGTGGTGGTCGGTTCCGGCAATTTTCGTCCCCCTCTACGCGCTTCTTGTCGGTGTGTTGGCGCGCCAGATTTTCCGGCGCCTGCCCTTTTTCGTCCTCAGCCGCTTGTGGTGGCTGGTCGCTCTCGCAGGATCCTTTTGGGCGCCGCTCGCGCGGCCCGTGGCGCGGCTGCTTCGCCGCGTCCGTCCGGACCCCTTGCCGCGCCCTCCCGCGGCGGACGAACTTATGGCGCTGGCGGCGAAAACCGAAGGCATCTCGCCGCTCGAGCAATCGATGCTGCGCCGCGTGCTGGATTTCCGCCGCCTGACTGCTGGCGATCTCGCCGCGCCTGCGGAAAAATTTTCCTGCGCCCCGGCTGATGCCGTTCTCGGGGAATTGCTCGCGGACCGGCGCGTGGCGGATGCCGAGCATACGTTGGTTATCGGCTCCGACGGTCTTCCGCTCGGCGCCATGTCCTGTGGCGCGGCAGCCTTGTCCGGATCATTGGCGGCGCGCGCCCAGTCATTCGCGCGGCCGCTTGCCTCGTTCACTTCCGACCTTCCGGCTTGGAGTGCCCTGGCCAAACTGCGGCGGGCGCGGACACCCGTGGCCGAGGTGAGGGACGCGGGAACGGGGAAGTTTTTGGGGATCATCACCGACGAATCGCTCGTGGCCCGGTTGCTCGGCCAGGCGGTTTGA